The genomic window GGGATGAAAATCGCATTTCAAACGATCTGGATGCTGTAATCTTAGGCATGCACGCCCGGATAGATAATCCAGAGTTATTGAAAGCACAAGAATTAGGCGTTAAAATCTATTCTTATCCTGAATATATTTACGAGCAAAGTAAAAGTAAGTTACGCGTAGTAATTGGCGGGAGTCATGGTAAAACAACCATTACCAGTATGATTTTGCATGTACTGAATTACTATAAACGCGATTTCGATTATTTGGTAGGTGCACAGCTGGCCGGCTTCGAAACCATGGTAAAGGTTACCGAAGAAGCACCGGTGATGATTATAGAAGGAGACGAATATTTATCTTCACCAATTGATAGAAGGCCTAAATTTCATCTCTACAAGGCAAATGTGGCTGTGATTAGTGGTATTGCATGGGATCACATCAATGTTTTTCCAACCTATGCCGATTATACTTCGCAGTTTGATAAATTTATCGATACGATTGAGGATAACGGGACTTTAATTTATTGTGAAGCAGATGCTGATTTAAATGAAATTGTAACGCAATCAAAAGCCAATGTTACAAAAATTGCTTATGCCATTCCTGCGCATGAGATTAGAAACGGAATAACCTATCTGCTTCCAGAAGAAACGGCTTTAAAAATATTTGGTGATCACAACCTGATGAACCTGAATGCAGCTAAATTGGTGTGCAAACAATTAGAAATCGATGAGGCCGAGTTTGATGCAGCTATTTCTTCGTTTACTGGTGCTGCTAAACGTTTAGAGGTAATATCAGCTGATGAATCGACCAATGTTTACAAAGACTTTGCGCATTCGCCATCAAAGTTAAAAGCCACTATCGATGCTGTTAAAGGCCAGTTTGCTAACCGTAAATTAGTAGCTTGTATAGAATTGCATACTTTTAGCAGTTTGAACAAAGATTTCCTGAAAGAATATACAGGGGCAATGGATAAAGCCGATGAGGCAATTGTATTCATCGATATTAAATCTTTCGAACAAAAACGGATGGAGCCTTTTTCTGAAGACGATGTTCAGCAGGCTTTTGCTAATCCAAAACTGAAGTTTTTTAATGATGCAGCAAAGTTAAAAGCTTATTTATTGAGCTTAAATTATAAAAACGCTAATCTACTCATGATGAGCTCTGGTAATTACGCAGGTTTCGATTTGCCTGAACTGGCGGCTGCTTTAAAGAGATAGATAAGAGACGTGAGATATTGGATAGATTTGTCTCAAGTCTAATGTCTCACTTCTCAAATCTTTTTTAATATCTCAAATCTAAAAAAAGAATGAAAAGCATCGGAGATCACATTAAGCAAAGCAGGTTGGCCTTAGGTTTAAGTCAGGCCGATGCCGCTAAAAAACTTAATATTTCTACTCCGGCCTTTTGTAAAATAGAGACAGGCCAAACCGATCTCAATATTTCCCGCTTACTCCAGATTTCTAAAACTTTTAAAGTTTCGGTAATGCAGCTGATTGCTGGACGATCAGAAGGAGCTAATTCATCTGAAGAATTAACCGCGCTTAAAAAAGAACTGATAGAAAAAGAAGAAGAGATTAATAAGCTTCGTAAAAAGGTTATCGATCTTTACGATAAGCTAGGAATATAAAATGCGGTTTATCTATTGTTTGACCGACTAATTATCATTGTAGAACTATACTAAAGAATAAAATTCATTTTTTGTTGTAATATTTTGAATTTTATTCTGAAATTTTATAATTTTATAGAATGGTAATCGAAAACAATTTTAGTTTGGATCATATCGATCTGGCTATACTCAGACTTATGCAGGATAATGCTCGGAT from Flavobacterium sp. W4I14 includes these protein-coding regions:
- a CDS encoding transcriptional regulator with XRE-family HTH domain (product_source=COG1396; cath_funfam=1.10.260.40; cog=COG1396; pfam=PF01381; smart=SM00530; superfamily=47413), with product MKSIGDHIKQSRLALGLSQADAAKKLNISTPAFCKIETGQTDLNISRLLQISKTFKVSVMQLIAGRSEGANSSEELTALKKELIEKEEEINKLRKKVIDLYDKLGI
- a CDS encoding UDP-N-acetylmuramate: L-alanyl-gamma-D-glutamyl-meso-diaminopimelate ligase (product_source=KO:K02558; cath_funfam=3.40.1190.10,3.40.50.720,3.90.190.20; cog=COG0773; ko=KO:K02558; pfam=PF01225,PF02875,PF08245; superfamily=51984,53244,53623), with protein sequence MRIHFIAIGGSAMHNLAIALHKKGYQISGSDDVIFEPAKSRLDKYGLLPAEMGWDENRISNDLDAVILGMHARIDNPELLKAQELGVKIYSYPEYIYEQSKSKLRVVIGGSHGKTTITSMILHVLNYYKRDFDYLVGAQLAGFETMVKVTEEAPVMIIEGDEYLSSPIDRRPKFHLYKANVAVISGIAWDHINVFPTYADYTSQFDKFIDTIEDNGTLIYCEADADLNEIVTQSKANVTKIAYAIPAHEIRNGITYLLPEETALKIFGDHNLMNLNAAKLVCKQLEIDEAEFDAAISSFTGAAKRLEVISADESTNVYKDFAHSPSKLKATIDAVKGQFANRKLVACIELHTFSSLNKDFLKEYTGAMDKADEAIVFIDIKSFEQKRMEPFSEDDVQQAFANPKLKFFNDAAKLKAYLLSLNYKNANLLMMSSGNYAGFDLPELAAALKR